The Vespula vulgaris chromosome 4, iyVesVulg1.1, whole genome shotgun sequence genome has a segment encoding these proteins:
- the LOC127063029 gene encoding egalitarian protein homolog, which yields MDSSEYEMVRNMTLLFFFERLMDKGGPRTLHDLSCQFGAKGFTKEMRQIAGGSQSGLKKFLSQHPSLFIINGDYVSVNTFQSVHEEDNGSKLSGTRDYAREAVEYFSNKLMQYGVGTEVPITSLLGHRSQASPEVRHISGQRYKEFRDFLLKYPGAFVVTDDNVMLKQYEGMKVKLFVELEPDTPIDPEVTVKLLQFFAQCIEEKGPIFIDILFNMVNEKFCHGQNWTSIFKTVRDLSTFVKMFPDTFHVQSNLVTLIERGKSSTLETDTKTKPMQLTRSRGNGVNRINAVQSSSLSNNTQTPSQAVNSENVVCNNSPVENNSSQTASPTPVETNNNCPLVSLQQQTLKQRINTLVMKTLADNTDKDRSLQSIQKGDAWKLKVLQQTRVIVNPKESLQIIEDIINPRKARADNNVISFDCEGINLGVKGQLTLIQIGTMSGQAYVFDLFTCPTLVQAGGLQKLLETDKVIKVIHDCKNDSVNLYNQFNITLNNVFDTQTAHAVIQFQETGKPVYKVKNVNLNILCDHYGAPCNPLKEQLKNIYRKDQRYWSRRPMTRDMLIYASSDVLSLVPRVYLSMSRLIKPEFQSLFTELCEEQILMHIKPAEVKARKKQRKVETEVTDLKKRMEEATCKNIVLSNREIRLLRYLDLTEEEKEKLKGNYKVAKKLEKLENMGQDKGDSSDEDDEDKMEDTEYHSMDSYTSENSHSGGILSPRNSETPSLTESMQMVDEILSDARMDRLEKIEKLEAILSAVTTSSNDQLSPNSTEVSPRQCVCKCLNDKVDSPSKENKVLVNAACQTLSTGDIAITRVFVTEEEKERVRLQNSPKK from the exons ATGGACAGTTCTGAATACGAGATGGTGAGAAATATGactctcttattcttctttgaaCGTTTAATGGACAAGGGTGGACCACGGACGTTACACGATTTAAGTTGTCAATTCGGAGCTAAAGGATTCACTAAAGAAATGCGTCAAATAGCTGGTGGTTCCCAGAGTGGccttaagaaatttttatctcaaCATCCATCactttttatcataaatgGTGATTATGTTTCCGTTAATACTTTTCAATCTGTACACGAAGAAGACAATGGATCTAAATTAAGTGGAACGCGTGATTATGCTCGAGAAGCagtagaatatttttctaataaattaatgcAGTACGGAGTAGGAACCGAGGTACCAATAACTAGCCTACTGGGACATCGATCGCAGGCCTCTCCAGAAGTAAGACACATTTCTGGTCAACGCTATAAAGAATTTAGAGATTTTCTCTTGAAGTATCCTGGTGCCTTTGTAGTTACGGACGATAATGTAATGTTAAAACAATACGAAGgaatgaaagtaaaattattcgtaGAATTGGAACCCGATACGCCTATCGATCCTGAAGTTActgtaaaattattacaattttttgctCAATGCATAGAAGAGAAGGGTccaatttttatagatatattatttaatatggttaatgaaaaattttgtcaCGGACAAAATTGGACATCGATATTTAAAACGGTTCGAGATTTGTCTACGTTTGTAAAAATGTTTCCCGACACCTTTCACGTTCAAAGTAATCTCGTGACATTGATAGAACGTGGAAAGTCTTCTACGCTAGAAACAGACACAAAAACGAAACCTATGCAATTGACGCGAAGTCGAGGTAATGGCGTAAATCGAATAAATGCGGTACAATCATCGAGTTTATCAAACAATACACAGACACCCTCTCAGGCAGTAAACTCAGAAAATGTTGTATGTAACAACTCTCCggttgaaaataattcatctCAAACTGCAAGTCCTACACCTGTTGAAACTAACAATAACTGTCCTTTAGTAAGTTTACAGCAACAAACGCTtaaacaaagaataaatacGCTTGTAATGAAGACATTAGCAGATAATACCGATAAAGATCGCAGTTTACAGAGTATTCAAAAGGGCGATGCATGgaaattaaaagtattacAACAGACAAGGGTAATCGTGAACCCAAAAGAAAGTTTACAGATTAtagaagatataataaatcctCGCAAAGCACGAGCTGATAACAAcgttatttcatttgattgcGAAGGAATAAATTTAGGTGTTAAAGGACAATTAACTCTAATACAAATTGGGACTATGAGTGGACAAGCTTAtgttttcgatttatttacatGTCCCACACTTGTACAGGCTGGTGGACTTCAAAAACTTTTAGAAACTGATAAAGTTATCAAG gTGATTCACGACTGTAAAAACGATAGCGTTAATCTGTACAATCAATTTAACATAACGCTAAATAATGTCTTTGATACTCag ACTGCACACGCTGTTATTCAATTCCAAGAGACAGGTAAACCTGTGTACAAAGTAAAGAATgtcaatttaaatattttatgtgatCACTACGGGGCACCGTGTAATCCTTTAAaggaacaattaaaaaatatttatcgtaagGACCAAAGATACTGGTCTCGTCGGCCTATGACTAGAGATATGTTGATTTATGCTAGTAGCGACGTTCTCAGTCTCGTACCTCGAGTATATCTTTCTATGTCAAG GTTGATCAAGCCGGAGTTTCAAAGCCTGTTTACAGAATTATGCGAAGAACAAATTCTGATGCATATAAAACCGGCAGAAGTGAAGGCTCGTAAGAAGCAAAGGAAAGTTGAAACGGAAGTTActgatttaaagaaaagaatggaagaggCAACGTGTAAAAACATTGTATTAAGTAATCGAGaaattcgtcttcttcgttatttAGATCTTacggaggaagagaaggagaaattaAAGGGTAATTACAAGGTTGCTaagaaattggaaaaattaGAGAATATGGGTCAAGATAAAGGCGATAGCagcgacgaggacgacgaagaTAAAATGGAAGATACGGAATATCATAGCATGGACAGTTATACCTCGGAGAATTCGCATTctg GTGGAATATTGTCACCAAGAAATTCCGAGACTCCAAGTTTAACAGAATCTATGCAAATGGTTGATGAAATCCTATCGGATGCTCGAATGGATAGGttggaaaaaatagagaaattagAAGCAATACTTTCTGCTGTGACGACGTCTTCGAACGATCAATTATCGCCAAATAGTACAGAGGTTTCTCCAAGACAATGCGTGTGTAAATGTCTAAACGATAAAGTCGATAGCccgtcgaaagaaaataaggtaTTGGTTAATGCTGCCTGCCAAACACTTAGTACAGGTGATATCGCGATAACGAGAGTATTCGTCacggaggaagaaaaggaacgagtaAGATTACAGAATTCGCCAAAAAAATAG
- the LOC127063034 gene encoding methionyl-tRNA formyltransferase, mitochondrial isoform X2 has translation MFVKIYKIKHKFLDLTQPFTNSFRIFKVSKKQIHTAPKEGPWSVLFFGVDDFSLESLKGLHKEYELKTLCRLEVVTTQQNKKQEVRDYAMQNGIAMRTWPVTFDTDGFHIGIVVSFGHLIPKKIINSFPLGMLNVHGSLLPKWRGASPITYSLKNGDTHTGVTIMNILPKKFDIGEIIAQEQISITPDETLPELRAKLAKIGANLLVETIKKLPSILSNGRPQNETEATYAPKFTSKISLIKWDEMSAIDIYNLQRALVGLYPLTTKFRNTMIKLLDIKKIEKPNHLSHLQLDIPGN, from the exons ATgttcgtaaaaatttataagataaaacATAAATTTCTTGATCTCACACAACCATTTACAAATTCATTCAGAATATTTAAGGTttcaaaaaaacaaatacatacTGCTCCCAAAGAAGGACCGTGGAgtgtattattttttggagttgatgatttttctttagaaagttTAAAAGGTTTACATAAAGAATA cGAGTTGAAAACACTATGTCGACTAGAAGTCGTCACTACAcaacaaaacaagaaacaagaagTTAGAGATTATGCAATGCAAAATGGAATTGCGATGAGAACTTGGCCTGTAACATTTGATACTGATGGTTTTCATATAGGaattgttgtttcttttgGTCATTTAATAccaaagaagataataaattcatttccaTT agGCATGTTAAATGTTCATGGCAGTTTATTACCAAAGTGGAGAGGAGCGTCGCCGATTACATACTCTTTAAAAAATGGAGATACACATACAGGTGTtacaataatgaatatattgccgaaaaa atTTGATATCGGAGAGATAATAGCACAGGAACAAATAAGTATTACCCCAGACGAAACTTTACCAGAATTACGTGCTAAACTAGCAAAAATAGGCGCAAATCTTCTAGTcgagacaataaaaaaattaccatCCATATTATCAAATGGAAGACCTCAAAACGAAACGGAGGCAACGTATG CTCCCAAATTTACATCAAAGATATCCTTAATAAAATGGGATGAAATGTCagctatagatatatacaatctACAACGTGCTCTTGTAGGATTATATCCATTAACTACaaaatttcgaaatacgaTGATTAAATtgttagatattaaaaaaatagaaaaaccaAATCATTTGTCACATTTACAGTTAGATATACCag GGAACTGA
- the LOC127063034 gene encoding methionyl-tRNA formyltransferase, mitochondrial isoform X1 — protein MFVKIYKIKHKFLDLTQPFTNSFRIFKVSKKQIHTAPKEGPWSVLFFGVDDFSLESLKGLHKEYELKTLCRLEVVTTQQNKKQEVRDYAMQNGIAMRTWPVTFDTDGFHIGIVVSFGHLIPKKIINSFPLGMLNVHGSLLPKWRGASPITYSLKNGDTHTGVTIMNILPKKFDIGEIIAQEQISITPDETLPELRAKLAKIGANLLVETIKKLPSILSNGRPQNETEATYAPKFTSKISLIKWDEMSAIDIYNLQRALVGLYPLTTKFRNTMIKLLDIKKIEKPNHLSHLQLDIPGVATFDKVNKVLIVKCKDDSWISVGKVSIPGRRSMSANDFSNGFILGQKQRIIVFQ, from the exons ATgttcgtaaaaatttataagataaaacATAAATTTCTTGATCTCACACAACCATTTACAAATTCATTCAGAATATTTAAGGTttcaaaaaaacaaatacatacTGCTCCCAAAGAAGGACCGTGGAgtgtattattttttggagttgatgatttttctttagaaagttTAAAAGGTTTACATAAAGAATA cGAGTTGAAAACACTATGTCGACTAGAAGTCGTCACTACAcaacaaaacaagaaacaagaagTTAGAGATTATGCAATGCAAAATGGAATTGCGATGAGAACTTGGCCTGTAACATTTGATACTGATGGTTTTCATATAGGaattgttgtttcttttgGTCATTTAATAccaaagaagataataaattcatttccaTT agGCATGTTAAATGTTCATGGCAGTTTATTACCAAAGTGGAGAGGAGCGTCGCCGATTACATACTCTTTAAAAAATGGAGATACACATACAGGTGTtacaataatgaatatattgccgaaaaa atTTGATATCGGAGAGATAATAGCACAGGAACAAATAAGTATTACCCCAGACGAAACTTTACCAGAATTACGTGCTAAACTAGCAAAAATAGGCGCAAATCTTCTAGTcgagacaataaaaaaattaccatCCATATTATCAAATGGAAGACCTCAAAACGAAACGGAGGCAACGTATG CTCCCAAATTTACATCAAAGATATCCTTAATAAAATGGGATGAAATGTCagctatagatatatacaatctACAACGTGCTCTTGTAGGATTATATCCATTAACTACaaaatttcgaaatacgaTGATTAAATtgttagatattaaaaaaatagaaaaaccaAATCATTTGTCACATTTACAGTTAGATATACCag GTGTTGCGACATTTGATAAAGTAAACAAAGTTCTAATTGTAAAATGTAAAGACGATAGCTGGATATCCGTCGGGAAAGTAAGTATTCCAGGACGTCGTTCGATGAGCGCAAATGATTTTAGCAATGGTTTCATTCTTGGCCAGAAACAAAGAATAATagtttttcaataa
- the LOC127063034 gene encoding methionyl-tRNA formyltransferase, mitochondrial isoform X3: MQNGIAMRTWPVTFDTDGFHIGIVVSFGHLIPKKIINSFPLGMLNVHGSLLPKWRGASPITYSLKNGDTHTGVTIMNILPKKFDIGEIIAQEQISITPDETLPELRAKLAKIGANLLVETIKKLPSILSNGRPQNETEATYAPKFTSKISLIKWDEMSAIDIYNLQRALVGLYPLTTKFRNTMIKLLDIKKIEKPNHLSHLQLDIPGVATFDKVNKVLIVKCKDDSWISVGKVSIPGRRSMSANDFSNGFILGQKQRIIVFQ, translated from the exons ATGCAAAATGGAATTGCGATGAGAACTTGGCCTGTAACATTTGATACTGATGGTTTTCATATAGGaattgttgtttcttttgGTCATTTAATAccaaagaagataataaattcatttccaTT agGCATGTTAAATGTTCATGGCAGTTTATTACCAAAGTGGAGAGGAGCGTCGCCGATTACATACTCTTTAAAAAATGGAGATACACATACAGGTGTtacaataatgaatatattgccgaaaaa atTTGATATCGGAGAGATAATAGCACAGGAACAAATAAGTATTACCCCAGACGAAACTTTACCAGAATTACGTGCTAAACTAGCAAAAATAGGCGCAAATCTTCTAGTcgagacaataaaaaaattaccatCCATATTATCAAATGGAAGACCTCAAAACGAAACGGAGGCAACGTATG CTCCCAAATTTACATCAAAGATATCCTTAATAAAATGGGATGAAATGTCagctatagatatatacaatctACAACGTGCTCTTGTAGGATTATATCCATTAACTACaaaatttcgaaatacgaTGATTAAATtgttagatattaaaaaaatagaaaaaccaAATCATTTGTCACATTTACAGTTAGATATACCag GTGTTGCGACATTTGATAAAGTAAACAAAGTTCTAATTGTAAAATGTAAAGACGATAGCTGGATATCCGTCGGGAAAGTAAGTATTCCAGGACGTCGTTCGATGAGCGCAAATGATTTTAGCAATGGTTTCATTCTTGGCCAGAAACAAAGAATAATagtttttcaataa
- the LOC127063038 gene encoding protein BTG3-like, with amino-acid sequence MRNEITAAVLFLVQLIEKNEKFSPDQLECFKRHLVELLTERFKNHWFPDKPFKGQGYRCIRVNGHNRRDATLESAANAAGVKYEDLSLPVELTLWVDPNEVCCRFGESKGSYCTLASFDDKENTVPIFQRDEQVEKENKQSERQTKMLKTPLVPTMEEQHEVKPLSSANQNQHHNSTGTGRRRNLNSPRLHVNRNRTWFGHSFGMGYGPHPITQPWYNIVPPHFLSGPSPPPFMGHRGNKWIPPSYPAGPTRFHHWSPKATLKV; translated from the exons ATGCGCAACGAAATTACAGCAGCAGTACTATTCTTAGTACAGCtgatagaaaaaaacgaaaaatttagTCCCGATCAATTGGAATGTTTCAAACGACATTTAGTTGAATTGTTGACGGaacgttttaaaaatcattggTTTCCTGATAAGCCTTTCAAAGGTCAAGGTTATCGTTGCATACGTGTGAATGGGCATAATAGAAGGGATGCGACTTTGGAGAGTGCAGCAAATGCTGCTGGAGTGAAGTACGAAGATTTGTCTCTACCAGTAGAGCTTACACTTTGGGTTGACCCTAATGAAGTTTGTTGTCGTTTCGGAGAAAGTAAGGGATCATATTGCACATTGGCATCATtcgatgataaagaaaatactgtaccaatttttcaaagagatgagcaagtagaaaaagaaaataagcaaTCTGAGAGGCAGACAAAAATGCTG AAAACCCCACTGGTTCCTACTATGGAAGAACAACATGAAGTAAAACCTTTGAGCTCTGCAAATCAAAATCAGCATCATAATAGTACTGGTACAGGTAGGAGGCGCAATTTGAACAGTCCCAGACTCCATGTTAACAGAAATCGTACTTGGTTTGGTCACTCCTTTGGCATGGGCTATGGACCTCATCCGATCACTCAACCATGGTATAATATCGTGCCACCTCATTTTTTGAGCGGTCCATCTCCACCTCCCTTCATGGGCCATCGGGGAAACAAATGGATTCCTCCTTCTTATCCTGCTGGCCCAACCCGTTTTCATCACTGGTCTCCAAAAGCTACTCTTAAAGTATAA